One genomic region from Gemmatimonadota bacterium encodes:
- a CDS encoding phytanoyl-CoA dioxygenase family protein encodes MEITVTPEEHAAESLTDAHLKQALDAIRTEGYIILNAVVAHEHLDLLCERMTEDIEKIMNTPAPPHNFVWGNVQQEPPPFPPYVFRDVMANPYVVQVSKALLGEGIFNNRYTGNTNLPGSKLQPVHVDSGQLWPNLDVAHPPSKVIVNIALDEVTEANGSIELWPGSHLETQKVDGDDIKVEEHLHEARRKVAPPVRGNTKKGSILIRDPRLWHRGMPNLSDQTRFMIAAIYCCHWMRRLPPLRFNTGCETAFAESDLDPNIIFVDEPIDYLFRNRPYDYNGT; translated from the coding sequence TTGGAAATCACCGTCACACCGGAAGAACACGCAGCCGAATCTCTCACCGACGCGCACCTGAAACAGGCCCTCGATGCCATTCGAACGGAGGGCTACATCATCCTCAATGCAGTGGTCGCGCACGAACACCTCGATCTTCTCTGTGAGCGGATGACCGAAGACATAGAGAAGATCATGAACACCCCTGCGCCACCCCATAACTTCGTTTGGGGAAACGTCCAGCAGGAGCCGCCCCCCTTCCCCCCGTACGTCTTTCGCGACGTTATGGCGAACCCCTATGTGGTCCAGGTCTCGAAAGCCCTGCTCGGCGAAGGGATCTTCAACAATCGCTATACCGGCAACACCAACTTGCCGGGCAGCAAGCTCCAGCCGGTACATGTTGACTCGGGACAACTCTGGCCGAACCTGGATGTCGCGCACCCGCCGTCCAAAGTCATTGTCAATATTGCCCTGGACGAGGTAACAGAAGCCAACGGAAGTATCGAACTCTGGCCCGGCTCCCATCTGGAAACGCAAAAGGTAGATGGAGATGATATCAAGGTAGAAGAACACCTGCATGAAGCACGCCGGAAAGTGGCACCGCCGGTCCGGGGGAATACAAAAAAGGGAAGCATTCTGATCCGCGATCCCCGGCTCTGGCATCGGGGAATGCCAAATCTCTCCGACCAAACGCGGTTCATGATCGCAGCGATCTACTGCTGCCACTGGATGCGTCGCCTTCCCCCTCTCCGGTTCAATACCGGTTGTGAAACCGCCTTTGCAGAAAGCGACCTGGACCCGAACATAATTTTTGTAGATGAACCGATAGACTACCTCTTCAGAAACCGGCCCTACGATTACAATGGGACATAA
- a CDS encoding NADP-dependent oxidoreductase, whose product MSDLKNRQILLVARPEGEPKPGDFQLVESDVPIPGEGEVLCQTIYLSLDPYMRGRMNDAKNYAKPVELGTVMEGGCVGKVIASNNSEFAEGDIVEGKGGWQSLFALPGKALRKIDPAWGPISTSVGVLGMPGMTAYTGLLNIGKPQPDETVVVAAASGAVGSVVGQIAKIKGARAVGIAGTKEKCQYVTDAFGFDACVNHRADDFEEQIAGACPDGIDVYFENVAGKVFETVLPLFNPFARIPVCGTIAIANDTGLPPGPNQMHYMLRQILTKRLTFRGFIVSDYADQREEAFSTLGGWIREDKLRYKEDIVDGLENAPAALIGLLKGENFGKLIIRVSDDPTK is encoded by the coding sequence ATGTCCGATCTAAAAAACCGTCAAATCTTGCTGGTTGCTCGTCCCGAAGGAGAACCGAAACCAGGTGATTTCCAGTTGGTGGAATCCGACGTGCCTATCCCTGGTGAGGGTGAAGTTTTGTGCCAGACGATTTATCTTTCGCTGGATCCCTACATGCGCGGCAGGATGAATGATGCGAAAAACTATGCCAAACCGGTCGAACTTGGCACAGTGATGGAGGGCGGCTGCGTGGGAAAGGTGATCGCCTCAAACAATTCGGAATTTGCTGAGGGCGACATCGTGGAGGGCAAGGGCGGGTGGCAATCCCTTTTCGCGCTCCCCGGAAAGGCGCTACGCAAGATCGATCCGGCCTGGGGGCCGATCTCTACCTCAGTGGGCGTGCTGGGCATGCCAGGCATGACCGCATACACGGGGCTGCTCAATATCGGCAAACCGCAACCCGATGAGACAGTCGTCGTCGCCGCTGCCTCGGGAGCGGTGGGTTCGGTGGTTGGACAAATCGCCAAAATCAAAGGCGCGCGGGCCGTAGGCATCGCGGGGACTAAAGAAAAATGCCAGTATGTCACCGATGCGTTTGGATTCGATGCGTGTGTGAACCACAGAGCCGACGATTTTGAAGAACAAATCGCCGGTGCTTGTCCGGACGGGATTGATGTTTATTTTGAGAATGTGGCAGGCAAGGTGTTTGAGACGGTGTTGCCGCTGTTCAACCCCTTTGCCCGGATACCCGTATGTGGCACCATCGCCATTGCCAATGATACGGGATTGCCACCCGGTCCCAACCAGATGCATTATATGCTGCGCCAGATTCTCACCAAACGACTCACCTTTCGGGGTTTCATTGTCTCGGACTATGCGGACCAAAGAGAAGAAGCTTTTAGCACTTTAGGCGGATGGATTCGCGAAGACAAATTGCGCTACAAGGAAGATATTGTCGATGGTTTGGAAAACGCGCCCGCAGCTTTGATTGGTCTGCTCAAAGGCGAAAATTTTGGTAAGCTTATTATTCGGGTGTCGGACGATCCGACAAAATAG